One window of the Methanorbis furvi genome contains the following:
- the gatD gene encoding Glu-tRNA(Gln) amidotransferase subunit GatD, whose protein sequence is MTFSNSDPVNVAFAGLELHGMYISGANGNAVVKLSSGYNICVPESVCTPAPERSAAAPAKAAVEPLKQDAKLPLLAIVSTGGTIASTVDYRTGAVSSKFTAEDIVRSIPELADIARYHTLQPFNVLSENMNPAMWQELARAVHDEIAAGAKGVIVTHGTDTMLYSAAALSFMLETPVPVIFVGAQRSADRPSSDNAMNAICSVKAGISDLGEVVVCMHATSDDVACALHRGTRVRKNHTSRRDAFQSVGRGPVGVVSYPDGNVNLNGDAVLRGTHELRLFDRLEPNCGLLQYYPGMNPNLFDAFSGCRGLVISGTGLGHVGTDCIEKIAALSASGTFVVMTSQCQAGEVCDRVYETGRDLLAAGVVEGGSMLPEVALVKLMWVLGNTSRPEDAVRMMQTNLKGELDYDLWREM, encoded by the coding sequence ATGACATTTTCCAATAGCGATCCTGTGAACGTGGCGTTTGCAGGTCTTGAACTCCACGGGATGTACATCTCCGGCGCAAACGGCAACGCTGTCGTGAAACTTTCGAGCGGCTACAACATCTGTGTGCCTGAGTCCGTCTGCACACCCGCCCCGGAACGTTCGGCCGCCGCTCCCGCAAAAGCTGCGGTTGAGCCATTGAAACAGGATGCAAAACTGCCGCTGCTTGCAATTGTCTCCACCGGTGGAACGATTGCGAGCACGGTTGACTACCGGACGGGCGCTGTCTCTTCCAAGTTCACCGCTGAAGATATCGTCCGCTCAATCCCGGAGCTCGCAGACATTGCCCGCTACCACACACTCCAGCCGTTCAATGTTCTTTCGGAGAACATGAATCCTGCGATGTGGCAGGAGCTTGCCCGTGCGGTCCATGATGAGATTGCAGCAGGTGCAAAGGGTGTCATCGTAACCCATGGAACCGACACGATGCTGTACAGCGCTGCGGCGCTGTCCTTCATGCTTGAGACGCCGGTGCCGGTAATTTTTGTCGGAGCCCAGCGGTCTGCCGACCGACCGAGCAGTGACAATGCGATGAATGCCATCTGTTCGGTGAAGGCAGGCATCTCTGATCTCGGCGAGGTTGTTGTCTGCATGCATGCAACGTCAGATGATGTTGCGTGCGCCCTTCACCGCGGAACACGCGTCCGGAAAAATCACACCTCCCGCCGCGATGCGTTCCAGAGCGTTGGCAGAGGGCCGGTCGGTGTGGTTTCCTATCCAGACGGAAATGTCAATCTGAATGGTGATGCAGTGCTTCGCGGCACGCACGAGCTGCGGCTGTTTGACCGACTTGAGCCGAACTGCGGCCTTCTCCAGTACTATCCGGGAATGAATCCAAATCTCTTTGATGCATTTTCCGGCTGCCGCGGGCTTGTGATCTCAGGAACCGGTCTTGGCCATGTGGGTACCGACTGCATCGAAAAGATAGCTGCGTTGAGCGCTTCCGGGACCTTTGTTGTGATGACGTCCCAGTGTCAGGCAGGCGAGGTATGCGACCGCGTGTATGAGACCGGCCGCGACCTTCTTGCGGCAGGTGTTGTCGAGGGCGGTAGTATGCTGCCTGAGGTTGCGCTCGTGAAGCTGATGTGGGTCCTTGGTAACACTTCGCGCCCTGAGGATGCGGTTCGGATGATGCAGACGAACCTGAAAGGGGAGCTTGATTATGATCTGTGGAGGGAGATGTAA
- the gatE gene encoding Glu-tRNA(Gln) amidotransferase subunit GatE translates to MTDFDYASLGLKAGIEIHQQLNTKEKLFSHTPTLIRDSADHTGEVRRYLRVATSEMGDVDRAAKEEMMQARLFTYYTYDTTGLVEIDEQPPAPMNPDALDLVLTIAKMFGMTPLPQIHTMRKMIVDGSATSGFQRTALVALNGAIDNTCRIETVAVEEDACQRVTDEVFSVDRLGIPLIEITTAPCMKTPEQVHDVAQYIGMTLRSTGRVKRGLGTIRQDVNVSIRDGARVEIKGVQELDLIAEVVRREVQRQLSLLAIKDELAARNALVNGEVYDVTSVFAGTQSQVLKKAKVILGTVLHGFAGLVGMEIQPNRRLGSEMSDYAKKCGVGGLFHTDELPAYGVTKEEVSVLKETLGAGESDAVVIVAATEQKCRCAIQMVIRRAKMAMEGVPEETRKMLEGGSTAYMRPLPGAARMYPETDILPVPVSSSYWESIAIPELLTDKAERFVAEYGLDAGMARQMAFSEKLPLFERAVAEGIRPVFAARTILASLKELSRAGVTADAVPDDSVIAVMKAVEAGHAAKEAVSDILSACARGMTLDEAVSTVAPAFSREELQTLVRGIVTERAEFIKSRGKAALGPVMGVVMKEVRGRIDGKVVSEVLDEELGRIV, encoded by the coding sequence ATGACCGACTTCGATTACGCGTCCCTTGGCCTGAAGGCGGGAATTGAGATTCACCAGCAGCTGAACACCAAAGAGAAGCTGTTTTCGCACACGCCGACACTCATCCGCGACTCAGCGGATCACACCGGCGAAGTTCGCCGGTATCTGCGCGTCGCAACATCAGAGATGGGCGATGTGGACCGTGCGGCAAAGGAGGAGATGATGCAGGCGCGGTTGTTTACGTATTACACGTACGACACGACCGGCCTTGTAGAGATCGACGAGCAGCCGCCTGCTCCGATGAATCCTGATGCGCTGGATCTTGTGCTGACGATTGCCAAGATGTTTGGCATGACGCCTCTGCCGCAGATTCACACGATGCGCAAGATGATTGTGGACGGCTCTGCCACAAGCGGTTTTCAGCGGACTGCGCTTGTTGCGCTGAACGGTGCGATTGACAACACCTGCCGGATTGAGACCGTCGCTGTTGAAGAGGATGCCTGTCAGCGCGTGACCGACGAAGTGTTTTCGGTTGACCGTCTTGGCATTCCCTTAATTGAGATCACAACCGCCCCGTGCATGAAAACACCTGAGCAGGTGCATGATGTTGCCCAGTACATCGGTATGACGCTTCGTTCGACCGGTCGCGTGAAGCGCGGTCTCGGCACGATTCGTCAGGATGTGAATGTGTCCATCCGTGACGGCGCACGTGTTGAGATCAAGGGCGTGCAGGAACTTGATCTGATTGCCGAGGTCGTCCGTCGCGAGGTACAGCGCCAGCTGTCGCTTCTTGCAATCAAAGACGAGCTTGCGGCACGCAATGCTCTGGTGAACGGCGAGGTGTATGATGTGACCTCTGTCTTTGCCGGCACGCAGTCGCAGGTGCTGAAGAAGGCGAAGGTGATTTTGGGAACGGTGCTTCACGGCTTTGCGGGTCTTGTCGGTATGGAGATTCAGCCGAACCGTCGGCTTGGGTCTGAGATGTCGGATTATGCAAAGAAGTGCGGGGTCGGCGGACTGTTTCATACCGACGAGCTTCCGGCGTACGGTGTGACGAAGGAGGAGGTTTCTGTCCTGAAGGAGACTCTTGGCGCAGGCGAGTCTGATGCTGTGGTCATTGTTGCGGCAACGGAACAGAAGTGCAGATGCGCGATTCAGATGGTTATCCGCCGTGCGAAGATGGCGATGGAGGGTGTTCCTGAGGAGACGCGCAAGATGCTTGAAGGCGGGTCCACTGCCTACATGCGTCCCCTTCCGGGCGCGGCACGAATGTATCCTGAGACCGATATCCTTCCAGTACCGGTGTCTTCCTCATACTGGGAGAGCATTGCGATACCTGAGCTTCTGACCGACAAGGCGGAACGGTTTGTTGCCGAGTATGGTCTTGACGCCGGTATGGCGCGCCAGATGGCGTTCTCTGAGAAGCTGCCGCTGTTTGAGCGTGCGGTTGCTGAGGGTATTCGTCCGGTGTTTGCCGCGCGTACAATTCTTGCGTCTCTTAAGGAGCTCTCCCGCGCAGGTGTGACTGCTGACGCAGTGCCTGATGATTCGGTGATTGCGGTGATGAAGGCTGTTGAGGCGGGTCATGCAGCAAAGGAGGCGGTTTCAGATATTTTGTCTGCATGCGCCCGCGGCATGACGCTTGATGAGGCAGTTTCAACGGTTGCCCCGGCGTTTTCCCGCGAGGAGCTGCAGACGCTTGTCCGCGGTATTGTGACTGAGCGTGCTGAGTTCATCAAGTCACGCGGGAAGGCGGCTCTTGGCCCGGTGATGGGTGTTGTGATGAAGGAAGTACGTGGAAGGATCGATGGAAAGGTGGTTTCCGAGGTGCTGGATGAGGAGCTCGGGCGGATTGTCTGA
- a CDS encoding DUF5350 domain-containing protein, with amino-acid sequence MGKTGSVNWHQIKGVNGQIRLVPQKEGEVKKPGPNQRFKRSSIVTKIESRMANTQQQGRRGPKIADQRIRRRIRRSKKSMMGAKAKAKR; translated from the coding sequence ATGGGAAAGACAGGCAGCGTTAACTGGCACCAGATAAAAGGTGTTAACGGTCAGATCAGACTCGTTCCCCAGAAAGAGGGAGAGGTTAAGAAACCGGGACCGAATCAGAGATTTAAGAGATCAAGCATTGTTACTAAGATCGAAAGCCGCATGGCAAACACCCAGCAACAGGGACGCCGCGGCCCGAAGATCGCCGACCAGCGCATTCGCCGCCGGATCCGCAGATCCAAGAAGTCCATGATGGGCGCAAAGGCAAAGGCAAAGCGCTGA
- the mmp10 gene encoding methyl coenzyme M reductase-arginine methyltransferase Mmp10 (Mmp10 (methanogenesis marker protein 10) is a cobalamin-requiring radical SAM methyltransferase that creates the methylarginine modification to methyl coenzyme M reductase.), translated as MVHLTVDIGGRPGADCRGFCAYCYFKHAKDVPAFGCRYCLPFLKGCDYCTRGVKEEYAGFIPLQDVAAAFLADLQSVTGDVTRITISGGGDPSCYPEFTDLIELLGTLEVPLHIGYTSGKGFDDPGIAEFLIAHNLREVSFTVFAADPALRREWMHDPTPESSLEIIRRLAAKIEVYAAVVILPGINDGDVLTQTLTWLREIGVKGVILMRFANTPEQGLILENAPILPGQRTHTVEEFREIVCKSAAAYPSLRISGTPLYDPAFDSPFALRNMPDLLEHLPKIHKKATLITGAVATPYIKSVVSACGGDPSSVVGVAKEIACLITIDDLKQLDLSAVESTVIIPGRAFLHDAEAEKILSSDGVYRTVVRGPEMLSADGETSMGMSETDVLTMEMEGFSALIRLINQYGNST; from the coding sequence ATGGTGCATCTCACAGTTGACATTGGCGGGCGTCCCGGAGCTGACTGCCGGGGATTTTGTGCCTACTGTTATTTCAAGCACGCAAAGGATGTACCTGCATTCGGCTGCCGGTACTGTCTCCCGTTTCTGAAAGGCTGTGACTACTGCACCCGCGGCGTAAAAGAAGAGTATGCCGGATTCATCCCTCTTCAGGATGTCGCCGCTGCATTCCTTGCAGACCTCCAGTCAGTAACCGGTGACGTCACCCGCATCACCATTTCCGGCGGCGGCGACCCAAGCTGTTACCCTGAGTTCACCGATCTCATCGAACTGCTTGGAACACTCGAAGTACCGCTGCATATCGGATACACCAGCGGCAAAGGATTTGACGACCCGGGTATTGCAGAGTTTCTGATCGCACACAACCTCCGGGAAGTGTCATTCACCGTGTTTGCCGCAGATCCTGCTCTCCGCCGCGAATGGATGCATGATCCAACACCCGAATCCTCGCTTGAGATCATCCGCCGCCTTGCAGCAAAAATCGAAGTCTATGCAGCGGTTGTAATTCTGCCTGGCATAAACGACGGCGACGTTCTCACCCAGACACTCACATGGCTGCGTGAGATCGGGGTTAAGGGCGTTATTCTCATGCGGTTTGCAAACACTCCCGAACAGGGTCTGATTCTTGAGAACGCACCAATTCTTCCCGGACAGCGGACGCACACCGTTGAAGAGTTCAGAGAAATCGTCTGCAAAAGCGCGGCTGCATATCCTTCTCTGCGGATATCAGGAACCCCGTTGTATGACCCTGCGTTTGACTCCCCGTTTGCGCTGCGGAATATGCCGGATCTTTTGGAACATCTCCCAAAAATTCATAAAAAGGCAACACTTATAACCGGAGCGGTTGCAACTCCTTATATCAAGTCAGTCGTATCAGCATGCGGCGGCGATCCTTCTTCGGTTGTCGGCGTAGCAAAAGAAATCGCATGCCTGATAACCATTGATGATCTCAAACAGCTTGACTTGTCTGCCGTTGAGAGTACGGTAATCATTCCCGGCCGCGCATTTCTGCATGATGCGGAGGCTGAGAAGATCCTTTCAAGCGACGGTGTTTACCGGACCGTCGTCCGGGGACCTGAGATGCTCTCTGCCGACGGGGAGACAAGTATGGGTATGAGCGAAACCGACGTCCTTACCATGGAGATGGAAGGATTTTCCGCTCTTATCCGGCTGATAAATCAGTATGGGAACTCTACATGA
- a CDS encoding ribonuclease III domain-containing protein yields the protein MTYTKLYDKIGYTFKNEEYLNHAMTRTAYAREHEIPMSETMDSFAVLGDAVLDLVVIREIIADGEYDKGEITRKKIDSVNMTVVRKIAEELDLPSYMRWGKGEIRMQIWTSGRVSAECFEALVGAAYMDGGIDAAAKIIGTVRHTRA from the coding sequence ATGACGTATACAAAATTATATGATAAAATAGGATACACGTTCAAAAATGAAGAGTATCTCAATCATGCAATGACACGGACAGCGTATGCCCGCGAGCATGAGATTCCAATGAGTGAAACGATGGACTCGTTTGCGGTACTTGGGGATGCAGTGCTGGATCTTGTGGTGATTAGAGAAATTATTGCTGACGGTGAGTATGACAAAGGCGAGATCACCCGTAAAAAAATCGACTCGGTCAACATGACTGTTGTCCGAAAAATCGCCGAAGAACTGGACCTCCCCTCCTACATGCGGTGGGGCAAGGGTGAGATCCGCATGCAGATCTGGACGAGCGGTCGTGTTTCTGCGGAATGCTTCGAGGCACTTGTCGGTGCGGCATATATGGACGGCGGTATCGACGCTGCCGCAAAAATTATCGGAACCGTTCGTCACACCCGCGCCTGA
- a CDS encoding peptidylprolyl isomerase, whose protein sequence is MHYCTMVRVKASHILVKTESEAKQLMKQISDGDDFAKLAKLHSQCPSGKSGGDLGYFGKGQMVKPFEDAAFKAKAGEVVGPVKTQFGWHLIKVTDVKN, encoded by the coding sequence ATACACTATTGTACTATGGTGAGGGTGAAAGCATCGCATATTCTGGTGAAGACCGAGTCTGAAGCCAAACAGTTAATGAAACAGATCTCTGACGGAGATGATTTTGCAAAACTCGCAAAGCTTCACTCGCAGTGCCCTTCCGGAAAGTCCGGCGGCGACCTTGGATACTTTGGTAAAGGACAGATGGTAAAACCGTTCGAGGATGCAGCGTTTAAGGCAAAGGCCGGCGAGGTTGTGGGTCCGGTAAAGACACAGTTCGGCTGGCATCTGATCAAGGTTACCGATGTGAAAAACTAA
- a CDS encoding HEAT repeat domain-containing protein, with the protein MDPATFLCCVEAIKSSDAAGQEDAANQIAGLSDPSMLPQIWHHVSDDSPLVRRVMLWTLRNYSSQIEYSPLLSCLRDPDMAVREAALLLFMEGGSSSTGALVDAVSSTDDALRFSAVEALGQFRTPEAVNPLMNAAISDNPDIREVAILSLGVYADACVVPTLVAALDDEPQIRLAALEGLKTRPLSPADAEKVSVCVSDADPAIRTAAVAVLGKHVPKSCADDESSSVRRTTAAVIASPEILGKLCCDADPSVRMAAAEAVGKRKYAMEDVLLPLLSDEVPGVRRAAVTGLAFSKRPDVVPALIRCLSDPKPGVQAAAATALGEIGGDEVIAALSASSQSGNAILRGIIKNALSAAMKKSSPE; encoded by the coding sequence ATGGATCCTGCTACCTTTTTGTGCTGCGTTGAGGCGATAAAGAGCAGTGATGCTGCTGGTCAGGAGGATGCGGCAAATCAGATTGCGGGTCTGAGTGACCCGTCCATGCTGCCGCAGATTTGGCATCATGTATCTGATGACAGTCCGCTGGTCCGTCGGGTGATGCTCTGGACGCTCAGGAATTATTCTTCGCAGATTGAGTACTCACCCCTGCTTTCCTGTCTGCGTGATCCTGACATGGCAGTGCGCGAGGCTGCCCTTCTGCTGTTCATGGAAGGCGGCAGTTCGTCAACCGGTGCGCTTGTTGATGCCGTGTCTTCAACAGATGATGCGCTGCGGTTTTCCGCTGTCGAGGCACTTGGTCAGTTCCGGACACCGGAGGCGGTTAATCCTCTGATGAATGCGGCAATTTCGGATAATCCTGATATCCGCGAGGTTGCGATTCTGTCTCTTGGCGTGTATGCGGATGCATGCGTTGTTCCAACGCTTGTCGCAGCACTTGACGATGAGCCTCAGATTCGTCTTGCAGCGCTTGAGGGACTCAAGACCCGCCCGCTTTCTCCTGCCGATGCAGAGAAGGTGTCAGTCTGTGTATCTGATGCTGATCCTGCGATCCGGACAGCTGCGGTCGCAGTCCTTGGCAAGCATGTTCCAAAATCCTGTGCTGATGATGAGAGTTCGTCTGTTCGGCGGACGACTGCGGCGGTTATTGCGTCTCCCGAGATCCTTGGAAAGCTGTGCTGCGATGCTGATCCTTCGGTCAGGATGGCAGCAGCTGAGGCTGTCGGCAAACGAAAGTATGCAATGGAGGATGTTCTGCTGCCTCTGCTTTCTGATGAGGTGCCGGGCGTCCGCCGCGCTGCGGTGACCGGGCTTGCTTTTTCCAAAAGGCCGGATGTTGTTCCCGCGCTGATTCGATGTCTGTCTGATCCAAAGCCCGGCGTGCAGGCAGCTGCTGCGACGGCGTTAGGCGAGATCGGCGGCGATGAGGTAATTGCGGCGTTGTCTGCTTCATCCCAGAGCGGTAATGCGATTCTTCGCGGAATTATAAAGAACGCGCTGTCTGCGGCGATGAAGAAGTCGTCGCCTGAATGA
- a CDS encoding SPFH domain-containing protein: MALFSKVNKKIGSGSDIEGADSRKGFYWVEDQKGDNVMWRLPRNVMWNDNVLVREDEYGIFFRDGKALAVFDRPDRYALTTQNIPVLKDIAGTVLGNVQIGEFFWVQKREFRDKFGTSQPLAFRDVDFGVVQLRIFGQFSYKIVAPLLLITEFVGTKGLTKSEEIVDWLKAQIVVVLNDTLGELKAKKQMGVLDMPAYLQEIEQLCLAKLGRETEIYGVKIMKFAGLNINMPEEVQEAINKRGAMSALGVNYIQYQSGKAIEGIGAGAAQGGGEGAGFAMMGAGMGAGVGMGNMMAQGMAGMAAGQPAPFGGQPGASQIQCPKCGTAAPAGTKFCPECGTAMAPPAAAGKCAKCGAALTAGAKFCPECGTPTGSPKCPACGAELPAGTKFCSECGQKI, from the coding sequence ATGGCATTATTTTCGAAAGTTAACAAAAAAATCGGGTCCGGCTCCGATATCGAGGGTGCCGACTCCCGGAAAGGTTTCTACTGGGTTGAGGACCAGAAAGGCGACAATGTAATGTGGCGCCTCCCCAGAAACGTGATGTGGAACGACAACGTTCTTGTCCGTGAGGATGAGTACGGTATCTTCTTCCGCGACGGAAAGGCTCTTGCAGTCTTTGACCGGCCTGACCGGTATGCGCTGACGACCCAGAACATTCCGGTGCTGAAGGATATCGCAGGAACGGTTCTTGGTAATGTGCAGATCGGCGAGTTCTTCTGGGTGCAGAAGCGGGAGTTCCGGGACAAGTTCGGGACGAGTCAGCCGCTGGCATTCCGTGACGTGGACTTCGGTGTTGTGCAGCTGAGAATTTTTGGTCAGTTTTCGTACAAAATTGTCGCACCGCTCCTGCTGATCACCGAGTTTGTCGGAACAAAGGGTCTGACAAAGTCTGAGGAGATTGTGGACTGGTTAAAGGCGCAGATTGTGGTCGTCCTCAATGATACGCTGGGCGAACTGAAGGCAAAGAAGCAGATGGGCGTTCTTGATATGCCTGCATACCTGCAGGAGATTGAGCAGCTCTGCCTCGCAAAGCTTGGTCGCGAGACCGAGATTTACGGTGTAAAGATCATGAAGTTTGCCGGTCTGAACATCAATATGCCTGAGGAGGTTCAGGAGGCGATCAACAAGCGCGGCGCAATGTCGGCTCTTGGCGTGAACTATATCCAGTACCAGTCCGGTAAGGCGATTGAGGGGATTGGTGCAGGTGCTGCGCAGGGCGGCGGCGAAGGCGCAGGTTTTGCGATGATGGGCGCAGGTATGGGGGCCGGTGTTGGTATGGGTAATATGATGGCTCAGGGGATGGCAGGAATGGCGGCAGGTCAGCCTGCTCCGTTCGGTGGTCAGCCGGGCGCATCGCAGATTCAGTGTCCGAAATGCGGGACTGCGGCTCCGGCAGGTACAAAGTTCTGTCCTGAGTGCGGAACAGCTATGGCACCACCCGCAGCAGCAGGCAAATGCGCAAAGTGCGGTGCAGCACTCACCGCAGGTGCAAAGTTCTGCCCGGAGTGCGGAACACCGACCGGGTCACCAAAGTGTCCTGCCTGCGGTGCCGAACTCCCGGCAGGAACAAAATTCTGTTCTGAGTGCGGGCAGAAGATCTGA
- a CDS encoding tetratricopeptide repeat protein: MTFHPTNNPVFWKQTADELLAAKRFEKAAAAFQQLCDLTPNDADAWCGLGQALAGLERYGDAVASFERSLVLRPDAQDALEGLAGCYEARGEFEKVAACRIRLGELSQN; encoded by the coding sequence ATGACGTTTCACCCAACCAACAATCCGGTGTTCTGGAAGCAGACTGCTGACGAACTTCTTGCGGCAAAGCGATTTGAAAAAGCAGCCGCCGCATTTCAGCAGCTGTGTGATTTAACGCCAAACGATGCGGATGCATGGTGCGGACTTGGGCAGGCACTCGCGGGCCTTGAGCGGTACGGGGACGCAGTTGCCTCGTTTGAACGGTCACTCGTTCTGCGGCCCGACGCGCAGGACGCTCTTGAAGGACTTGCAGGATGCTATGAAGCACGCGGTGAGTTTGAGAAGGTGGCCGCCTGCCGCATCAGGCTTGGCGAACTCTCACAGAACTGA
- the ilvE gene encoding branched-chain-amino-acid transaminase, whose translation MFVYIDGKFFPENEAKVSIFDHGFLYGDGVFEGIRAYNGRVFRLAEHVDRLFDSAKAIDLVPPVTKEEMAEIIKETLRKNNLKNAYIRPIISRGVGSMGLDPHRCAKPSVICAATEWGAMYGDLYETGLTAVTVCVRRNTPDSLPPNIKSLNYLNNILGKIEANYKGGDEAIFLDRTGKLAEGSGDNIYLVKNGKLYTPPTINNLKGITRQVLLELLDKIGVPYEVCELGLFDLYTADEVMVTGTAAEICAITKIDGRVIGNGKPGAVYRKLIPAFQEVTKNEGDAY comes from the coding sequence ATGTTCGTATATATCGATGGAAAATTCTTCCCCGAAAACGAGGCGAAGGTGTCCATTTTTGATCACGGTTTCCTCTACGGCGATGGTGTGTTCGAGGGAATCCGTGCCTACAACGGACGTGTGTTCCGGCTTGCCGAGCACGTGGACCGTCTGTTTGACTCAGCAAAGGCGATTGATCTTGTGCCGCCGGTGACAAAGGAAGAGATGGCAGAGATCATTAAAGAGACGCTGCGCAAAAACAATCTGAAGAATGCCTACATCCGCCCGATCATCAGCCGCGGGGTAGGTTCGATGGGTCTTGACCCGCACCGATGTGCAAAGCCGAGTGTAATCTGTGCAGCAACCGAGTGGGGCGCAATGTACGGCGATCTCTATGAGACAGGTCTGACGGCAGTGACCGTGTGCGTCCGCAGAAACACGCCGGACTCGCTTCCGCCAAACATCAAGTCACTGAACTATCTCAACAATATTCTTGGGAAAATTGAGGCCAACTACAAGGGCGGCGACGAGGCAATTTTCCTCGACCGCACCGGAAAGCTTGCCGAAGGCTCAGGCGACAACATCTATCTGGTGAAGAACGGCAAACTCTACACGCCGCCAACCATCAACAACCTCAAAGGAATCACCCGTCAGGTGCTTCTTGAGCTTCTGGATAAGATCGGTGTGCCTTACGAGGTCTGCGAACTTGGTCTCTTTGATCTCTACACCGCAGATGAGGTGATGGTGACAGGAACCGCTGCAGAGATCTGTGCAATCACCAAGATTGACGGTCGCGTTATCGGTAACGGGAAGCCGGGAGCGGTCTACCGCAAACTGATTCCTGCATTCCAGGAAGTCACGAAAAACGAAGGCGACGCTTACTGA
- a CDS encoding molybdenum cofactor biosynthesis protein MoaE, protein MVLAVQQEDIDIGALISASRTHADGAQIVFIGCVRDDGMDALEIEAFVPVAKKDLAEIAAEAKEKFQLNSVDIIHRYGRLSLGETIVVIIVGAGHRPEAYEGSRYIIERLKERVPIWKQEITGDRKGDWVHGA, encoded by the coding sequence ATGGTACTTGCAGTACAACAAGAGGATATTGATATCGGTGCACTGATCTCCGCATCGCGGACGCATGCGGATGGTGCACAGATTGTGTTTATCGGCTGCGTTCGTGATGACGGCATGGATGCTCTCGAGATTGAGGCGTTTGTTCCGGTCGCAAAAAAGGATCTTGCAGAGATTGCTGCTGAAGCAAAAGAGAAGTTTCAGTTGAACTCGGTGGACATCATCCACCGTTACGGCAGACTCAGTCTTGGCGAGACCATTGTGGTGATTATTGTCGGTGCCGGCCACCGTCCTGAGGCATACGAAGGCTCGCGCTACATCATCGAGCGGCTGAAGGAGAGAGTTCCTATCTGGAAGCAGGAGATCACCGGCGACCGCAAAGGCGATTGGGTTCACGGCGCATAG
- a CDS encoding MoaD/ThiS family protein gives MTEVTILAFAKFRELFGEKNIVTTDSNATILAALERFAQTVPAACGELFEENRLRGHVIIMHNRERIDAEEAGEIIVRDGDEIVLYPPVSGG, from the coding sequence ATGACTGAAGTAACAATACTGGCGTTTGCAAAGTTTCGCGAACTGTTCGGCGAAAAAAATATCGTCACGACAGATTCCAACGCAACAATTCTCGCAGCGCTTGAGAGGTTCGCACAAACTGTTCCCGCAGCATGCGGCGAACTTTTTGAAGAGAACAGACTTCGCGGTCATGTGATTATTATGCACAACCGCGAACGCATCGATGCAGAAGAGGCAGGAGAGATCATCGTACGTGACGGTGATGAGATCGTGCTTTACCCGCCGGTCTCGGGAGGATAA
- a CDS encoding HesA/MoeB/ThiF family protein: MNERYIRQIPVIGEAGQKKLDEATVFLAGAGGLGSPVALYLAAAGVGHIRVADCDVVEITNLNRQILHRQDRIGMPKAASAKLTLEAFNPDIEVTAFSSFIDEKTAPQLIGDADIIVDAMDNFAARYVLNEFSQKSKIPLVHGGVAGLSGQATLIIPGITPCLSCIFPNAQTTKGTPILGSTAGVIGSIEAQETIKYLTGAQDTLAGKLLLWDGAVNRMDVFSVKKSPRCSVCSEKITIEENHD, translated from the coding sequence ATGAACGAGCGATACATCCGACAAATTCCGGTCATCGGTGAGGCCGGCCAGAAAAAACTTGACGAGGCAACCGTGTTTCTCGCAGGAGCAGGAGGACTCGGCTCACCGGTCGCACTCTATCTTGCAGCAGCAGGCGTCGGCCACATCAGAGTTGCTGACTGCGATGTGGTGGAAATCACCAATCTGAACCGCCAGATTCTGCACCGGCAGGACCGGATCGGCATGCCAAAAGCAGCGTCTGCAAAGCTGACGCTTGAAGCATTCAACCCTGACATTGAAGTGACCGCGTTCTCCTCGTTTATCGATGAGAAAACCGCACCGCAATTAATCGGCGATGCCGACATCATCGTTGATGCGATGGACAACTTTGCAGCGCGGTATGTGCTCAATGAGTTTTCGCAAAAGTCGAAAATCCCTCTTGTGCACGGAGGAGTCGCAGGCCTCTCAGGTCAGGCAACACTGATAATCCCAGGCATTACTCCGTGTTTGTCCTGCATATTTCCAAATGCCCAGACCACGAAGGGCACACCGATTCTTGGATCAACCGCGGGAGTTATCGGGTCCATTGAAGCGCAGGAGACCATAAAGTACCTGACCGGCGCCCAGGACACGCTCGCAGGAAAACTCCTGCTCTGGGACGGGGCAGTGAATCGCATGGATGTTTTCTCGGTGAAGAAAAGTCCGAGATGTTCTGTCTGTTCAGAAAAAATTACTATTGAGGAAAACCATGACTGA